Proteins from one Phocoena sinus isolate mPhoSin1 chromosome 8, mPhoSin1.pri, whole genome shotgun sequence genomic window:
- the LOC116757907 gene encoding LOW QUALITY PROTEIN: cdc42 effector protein 3-like (The sequence of the model RefSeq protein was modified relative to this genomic sequence to represent the inferred CDS: inserted 1 base in 1 codon): MSAKTPIYLKAANNKKGKKFKLRDILSPDMISPSLGDLCHTIHIGKEGQHDIFGDISFLQGNNELLPGNQEKACTGQFPGHNEFFRANSTSDSMFTEMPSPVLKNAISLPTIRGPQALLLPLLSLVTFSSKQESLGPGRLPRLSCEQVMEEKAPEKSNLLENGTVHQGDVSWGSSGSASQSSQGRGSLSEQYPXWAAEDRFDHSAPCELVKEKTKSEESLSDLMGSLLFLQLDLGPSFLDEVLNVMDKSK, from the exons ATGTCAGCCAAGACCCCAATTTACCTGAAAGCTGCCAataacaagaaaggaaagaaatttaaactGAGGGACATCTTGTCTCCGGATATGATCAGCCCTTCCCTTGGAGACCTCTGCCACACCATTCACATCGGCAAAGAGGGCCAGCACGACATCTTTGGAGACATTTCCTTTCTTCAAGGAAAT AATGAGCTTCTACCTGGAAACCAGGAGAAAGCATGCACGGGCCAGTTCCCTGGGCATAACGAGTTCTTCCGGGCCAACAGTACCTCTGACTCCATGTTCACAGAGATGCCCTCCCCGGTGCTCAAAAACGCCATCTCCCTCCCAACCATCAGAGGGCCCCAAGCACTCCTGTTGCCCTTGTTGTCACTAGTGACATTCAGTTCCAAACAGGAGTCCTTAGGGCCGGGAAGGCTGCCCCGGCTTAGCTGTGAGCAGGTCATGGAGGAGAAGGCGCCAGAGAAAAGTAATCTGTTGGAGAACGGGACAGTCCACCAGGGGGACGTCTCATGGGGGTCCAGCGGGTCCGCATCGCAGTccagccagggcaggggcagcctcTCCGAACAGTACC ACTGGGCGGCGGAGGACAGGTTTGACCATTCCGCCCCGTGCGAGCTCGTCAAGGAAAAGACTAAATCAGAGGAGTCCCTCTCTGATCTCATGGGTTCCCTCCTCTTCTTGCAGCTCGATCTTGGGCCCTCATTTCTGGATGAGGTGCTGAATGTCATGGATAAAAGTAAGTAA